The Streptomyces sp. NBC_00659 genomic interval CGGTCACCCCCGTGTCACCGGAGTACGTCAACGACCGTCCGCCGTGCTCCACCCGGATGCCGTACGCCTCCACCGGGTGCGCCACCCGTTCGGTGTGCACGATGAAGGGGCCGACCTCGAACGTGGACGGCTTGACCGTGTGGAAGTCGAAGACCTCGCTCATGGACGAGGCGCTGGGGGTGTCGGCGTAGGCCGTGGTGAGCCGGTGCTCGGTGCCTTCGGGGCCGTAGACCGGGAGCGGGTCGCAGCGGCCGCCGTCGTGCCGGTAGTAGCGCGCGACGAAGTAGGCGCACATGTCGATGCAGTGGTCGGCGTGCAGATGGCTCAGGAAGATCGCGTCGAGGTCGTAGAGACCGCAATGGCGCTGCAGCTCGCCCAGGGCACCGTTGCCCATGTCGAGAAGCAGCCGGAAGCCGTCGGCCTCTAGGAGGTAGCTCGAGCAGGCCGATTCCGCGGACGGGAACGACCCCGAGCAGCCGACGACGGTGAGCTTCATAAAACAGAAACCTCCGCTGGCGGGTAACAGCTGGAAACGGGGAGGACGGGGGTCGTGCGGTCCGTCGAGCGTAAGGCGCAAAAGGACGGGTCGCTCCTCCGCCAGGGGCCGTTGTGGGCGAACTCACCTGTGCTGTCACCGGTTCGGATGGACCTGAGGAGTGGTGTTTGGATCAGTTCGGACGGCCCGTCGGACACCGGGGTCGTCCCAGGGCGGGCGCGGTCACGCGCGCGCCGGTACCTTCTTTGCTGTGGACACGTCCTGGTGGCTCGCGTTGGCGGCGGTGGTGCTGCTCGCGCTGGTCGTGACGCTGGTGGACGGCTGGGGGCGCCGCGGGCGCCGGCCGGCCGGGCGGACGCGTCCGCCGGGCCGGGGCGGACCGCGCCGGGGCGGAGGGCGGCGCGAGGGGCAGGCGCCGCGGGCGGCGGAGATCTGGTGGGCGAACGTCCCCTACGAGGACGGGCCGGGGGCCAAGGACCGGCCCTGTCTGGTGCTGGTGGTGCGCGGGAAGCGGGTGACCGTCGCGAAGATCACCAGCAAGTACCACGACGAACGGCCGGGGGTGATCCCGCTGCCCCCGGGAACCGTGGGTGACGCCCACGGGCGGCCGAGCTTCCTGGAGACGGACGAGTTGCGCGAGGTGCCGGTGGGCGACTTCCGGCGCCGGGTCGGTGTGGTGGATCCGGTTCTGTGGGACCAGGTCCGTTACCTGGCCCGCTGAGCCGCTCTCCCGCCCGGGTGGAGAACGCGAGAACGCGGAAGAGCGCGGGGACCGTCGATCGGTCCCCGCGCCCTTCGTCACGGCTGGTGCGGCCGGTACGGCAGGTGCCGTGTCCGGGCCAGGGCCAGGCGGACGGGAATTGTCAGGCAGGCCCTACGCCCAGAGCTGGCCCTGGAGTGTCTCGATGGCCTCTTCCGTCGTCGCCGCCGTGTAGACGCCGGTGGACAGGTACTTCCAGCCCCCGTCCGCGACCACGAAGGCGATGTCGGCCGGCTCTCCGGCCTTGACGGCCTTGTTGCCGACGCCGATCGCGGCGTGCAGCGCGGCTCCGGTGGAGACGCCCGCGAAGATGCCCTCCTGCTGGAGGAGTTCCCGGGTGCGGGTGACCGCGTCCGCGGAGCCGACGGAGAAGCGGGTGGTGAGGACGGAGGCGTCGTACAGCTCCGGTACGAAGCCCTCGTCCAGGTTCCTGAGCCCGTAGACCAGGTCGTCGTAGCGCGGCTCCGCGGCGACGATCTTGACGTCCGGCTTGTGCTCGCGCAGGAAGCGGCCGACGCCCATGAGGGTGCCGGTGGTGCCGAGTCCCGCCACGAAGTGGGTGATGGACGGGAGGTCGGCGAGGATCTCGGGGCCCGTCGTGGCGTAGTGGGCGCCGGCGTTGTCCGGGTTGCCGTACTGGTAGAGCATCACCCAGTCCGGGTGCTGCGCGGAGAGTTCCTTGGCGAGACGGACGGCGGTGTTGGAACCGCCGGCGGCCGGGCTGGGGATGATCTCGGCGCCCCACATGCCGAGCAGGTCACGGCGTTCCTGCGAGGTGTTCTCGGGCATCACGCAGACCATGCGGTAGCCCTTGAGCTTCGCCGCCATGGCCAGCGAGATGCCGGTGTTGCCGCTGGTCGGCTCCAGGATCGTGCAGCCCGGCGTCAGACGGCCGTCCTTCTCCGCCTGCTCGATCATGTGGAGGGCCGGCCGGTCCTTGACGGAGCCGGTCGGGTTGCGGTCCTCCAGCTTCGCCCAGATACGGACGTCCGCGGACGGCGACAGCCGCGGCAGGCGCACCAGAGGGGTGTTGCCCACCGCGGCGAGCGGGGAGTCGTAGCGCATGGGTGGCCAGGGTCCGATCAGACCATGCCGCCGGCGACGGCCGGCAGGATCGTGACGCTGTCGCCGTCGGTCAGCTTGGTGTTGATGCCGTCGAGGAAGCGGACGTCCTCGTCGTTGAGGTAGACGTTGACGAAGCGGCGCAGTTCGCCGTCGTCCACGATCCGGGCCCGGATGCCCGCGTGACGGGTGTCGAGGTCGGTGAACAGCTCGGCAAGGGTCGCCCCGCCGCCCTCGACGGCCTTCTTGCCGTCGGTGTAGGTGCGGAGGATGGTGGGGATGCGGACCTCGATGGCCATGGTTGCGGGCTCCTGTCGGAAGGAAAGTCAGG includes:
- a CDS encoding MBL fold metallo-hydrolase — its product is MKLTVVGCSGSFPSAESACSSYLLEADGFRLLLDMGNGALGELQRHCGLYDLDAIFLSHLHADHCIDMCAYFVARYYRHDGGRCDPLPVYGPEGTEHRLTTAYADTPSASSMSEVFDFHTVKPSTFEVGPFIVHTERVAHPVEAYGIRVEHGGRSLTYSGDTGVTDALDELARDTDLFLCEAAFTHGKENIPGLHLNGLEAGETAARAGARRLVLTHIPPWTDADTNLTDARSAYEGPVDLAVPGATYEI
- a CDS encoding PLP-dependent cysteine synthase family protein; translation: MRYDSPLAAVGNTPLVRLPRLSPSADVRIWAKLEDRNPTGSVKDRPALHMIEQAEKDGRLTPGCTILEPTSGNTGISLAMAAKLKGYRMVCVMPENTSQERRDLLGMWGAEIIPSPAAGGSNTAVRLAKELSAQHPDWVMLYQYGNPDNAGAHYATTGPEILADLPSITHFVAGLGTTGTLMGVGRFLREHKPDVKIVAAEPRYDDLVYGLRNLDEGFVPELYDASVLTTRFSVGSADAVTRTRELLQQEGIFAGVSTGAALHAAIGVGNKAVKAGEPADIAFVVADGGWKYLSTGVYTAATTEEAIETLQGQLWA
- a CDS encoding MoaD/ThiS family protein, producing MAIEVRIPTILRTYTDGKKAVEGGGATLAELFTDLDTRHAGIRARIVDDGELRRFVNVYLNDEDVRFLDGINTKLTDGDSVTILPAVAGGMV
- a CDS encoding type II toxin-antitoxin system PemK/MazF family toxin gives rise to the protein MDTSWWLALAAVVLLALVVTLVDGWGRRGRRPAGRTRPPGRGGPRRGGGRREGQAPRAAEIWWANVPYEDGPGAKDRPCLVLVVRGKRVTVAKITSKYHDERPGVIPLPPGTVGDAHGRPSFLETDELREVPVGDFRRRVGVVDPVLWDQVRYLAR